CACAACTTGATTCCATACAGTTGGAGAAGTTAATTTCTGCGATGGAACAGGTAAACTTGTTGCCCGGAGAAACGGTAATGGAAAAAGGGCGAAGCAACGACAGCTTTGTTTTTATTGAGAAGGGTGCAATCAAGTTTCAGGAAGACAAGGACATACTGGCCCTATTGGATGGGGAAAGTTTTTTGGAGAAATGGCCTTATTGGGGAAGGAAGACCGGAACCTAACAGCCATTTCGGTCATGGAAACCAGGGTGTGGAAGTTAAAGCGGATGAAGCTATTTCAGGTGTTTTCGGAGGAGGCTGTGACTTTGGCAGAAATAATTCAGCGCCTTACCGAAAGGCTGATGAAACAAAACATCAGCACCTTAGCCAATATTAAGTTAAAAGAAAAAGAGTTGCTGAAAGAAAACGGGCAACTAAAGCGCGATTTGGAAGAGTTGCAAGAGGAATTGGATTTAGTGAAGAGAAAGTTAAAAACTGCCAATGCCAAAATTCAAACTTCGGGCGACAAAAAACTGTACCTACCCCTATCGAAGAGCTTTATTAATGCAATAAACGCAATGAATGAGGGTGAATATACCCGGCTGGCAGAAGAAATACAAAGTTTTAGAAAAAGTACCCGGAGTGAGATAAAAAAAGTGAAGTTGAGCGATATTTTAGACGAGAATATCCGGAACGCCTACCTATCCTTTCAATCGGAAATAAATTCAACACAAATATTGATTCAGCGTGAATATTCACAAAACAATTTGGAATTGACCCTTAATAAAGTAGAGTTTGGTGGGGTTTTTCAGAATATTTTGGATTTTATTTTCGACAATTTACAGCGAAAGTCACAGAAATCGGCTTTTGATTATATACCTAAGCTTACCGTTAGCCTGGAAAAGAATGCTTTTGGCAACCTGATTCGGTTTAAGTTCAATGGAATTAAGATTTCGACCCAGAATTTCGACACCACGGAATACCATTCCTTTACCTCACCTATGAAAAGCAATTCGGATTATTGTTTTGATTTGTTTACCTGTGGCTTAATTGTTAAGCATTTATACCATGGCAAATTGATGTATTTAGGTGAAGAAAGTTTGAATACCATGGAATGGTACTTAGGTGATCAGATTGGAAGTAATTAGGGTATGCTGAAAAAGTCAACCAAGAGGATAGGACAAGTTTTTTAGATACTTTTTATGCGGGCCCCCTCCGCCCAACCGGCTTTTCATGAAGCCCCCAACTACCTTCATGGGCGTTCGGGTCACGCTATCGGCTGTAGTCCTCGTC
This genomic interval from Bacteroidia bacterium contains the following:
- a CDS encoding cyclic nucleotide-binding domain-containing protein; this encodes MGWGKFFGEMALLGKEDRNLTAISVMETRVWKLKRMKLFQVFSEEAVTLAEIIQRLTERLMKQNISTLANIKLKEKELLKENGQLKRDLEELQEELDLVKRKLKTANAKIQTSGDKKLYLPLSKSFINAINAMNEGEYTRLAEEIQSFRKSTRSEIKKVKLSDILDENIRNAYLSFQSEINSTQILIQREYSQNNLELTLNKVEFGGVFQNILDFIFDNLQRKSQKSAFDYIPKLTVSLEKNAFGNLIRFKFNGIKISTQNFDTTEYHSFTSPMKSNSDYCFDLFTCGLIVKHLYHGKLMYLGEESLNTMEWYLGDQIGSN
- a CDS encoding cyclic nucleotide-binding domain-containing protein; this translates as MVTMQLTKSIQQFQKIEFFSQLDSIQLEKLISAMEQVNLLPGETVMEKGRSNDSFVFIEKGAIKFQEDKDILALLDGESFLEKWPYWGRKTGT